Proteins encoded in a region of the Thermocaproicibacter melissae genome:
- a CDS encoding ABC transporter ATP-binding protein — MEQILKVEHLEKYYGTRGNITKAVDDISFEVRKGEFLGIMGASGSGKTTLLNCLSTIDAATSGHIFLEGTDITALKSKQLSQFRRTKLGFIFQDFNLLDTLTAYENIALALTIIGTPSSEIDSRVRRVADELEIGDILQKYPYEISGGQKQRVACARAIVTKPSLILADEPTGSLDSKSSRMLLESLETLNSDLQATILMVTHDAFTASYCSRILFLRDGKIFDEIVRGQDSRKQFFGRIIEVQTLLGGDNSNVL; from the coding sequence ATGGAACAGATTTTAAAGGTAGAACATCTTGAAAAATATTACGGAACACGCGGCAACATCACGAAAGCCGTGGACGACATCAGTTTTGAAGTGCGAAAAGGTGAATTTCTCGGCATCATGGGCGCTTCCGGAAGCGGAAAAACGACATTACTGAACTGCCTTTCCACCATTGACGCCGCAACTTCCGGACATATCTTTCTGGAAGGCACCGACATCACCGCGCTGAAATCGAAACAACTTTCCCAGTTCCGCCGCACGAAGCTCGGCTTCATTTTCCAAGATTTCAACTTGCTTGATACCCTTACCGCGTATGAAAACATCGCGCTGGCGCTCACAATCATCGGAACACCTTCGTCGGAAATCGACTCCCGCGTGAGGCGTGTGGCTGATGAGCTGGAAATCGGGGACATTCTGCAAAAATACCCGTACGAAATCTCCGGCGGGCAGAAGCAGCGTGTTGCCTGCGCACGAGCCATTGTCACAAAGCCCTCGTTGATTCTCGCCGACGAGCCGACCGGCTCGCTGGACTCGAAATCTTCCCGCATGCTGCTGGAAAGCCTTGAAACTTTGAACAGCGACCTGCAGGCGACTATCCTGATGGTAACGCACGATGCCTTTACGGCAAGCTACTGCAGCCGTATTCTGTTCCTGCGCGACGGTAAGATTTTTGATGAGATTGTCCGCGGACAGGATTCCCGCAAGCAGTTCTTCGGCCGCATCATTGAGGTGCAGACGCTTTTGGGGGGCGACAACAGCAATGTTTTATAA
- a CDS encoding LemA family protein, which yields MPWLPWAIIGAIIIILIIWVVSSYNRLVSFSVRVDNSWSQVYVQLQKRFDLIPNLVETVKGYAAHEKSTLEEVTKMRSAAMNAKTPEEVIEKNNALSRAIVNLFATAENYPDLKANQNFIDLQHQLQDVETKIAVSRQFYNDTAMKYNEYVMHFPSNIIASAFHFTLRKYFETDDAVQTAPQVKF from the coding sequence ATGCCATGGCTTCCTTGGGCAATTATCGGCGCAATCATAATCATTCTGATTATATGGGTAGTGAGCAGTTACAACCGCTTGGTTTCTTTTTCGGTTCGTGTGGATAACAGCTGGTCACAGGTTTACGTTCAGCTGCAGAAGCGGTTTGACCTCATCCCGAACCTCGTGGAGACTGTAAAGGGATATGCGGCGCACGAAAAATCTACGCTCGAAGAGGTCACCAAAATGCGGAGTGCGGCGATGAACGCCAAGACTCCGGAAGAAGTAATTGAGAAGAACAACGCTCTTTCCCGCGCAATTGTCAATCTGTTTGCAACGGCGGAGAATTATCCGGACCTGAAGGCAAACCAGAATTTCATCGACTTACAGCATCAACTGCAGGATGTTGAAACAAAGATTGCCGTTTCGCGTCAGTTTTACAACGATACGGCCATGAAATACAATGAATATGTGATGCATTTTCCGTCCAATATTATTGCTTCCGCTTTCCATTTTACACTAAGAAAATACTTTGAGACAGATGACGCAGTGCAAACTGCTCCACAGGTGAAATTCTAA
- a CDS encoding ABC transporter permease — protein MFYKLAVKNVTKSMKDYTVYFLTLMFGVCLFYMFNSIDSQTAMLQLSSSQKQVLQTLTEIIGYVSVFISVVLGFLIVYANGFLMKRRKMELGIYMTLGMPKGKISIIIIVETLLIGLISLAVGLVLGVFLSQGMSILTAKLFEVNLSKFIFTFSSEALWKTLVYFGVIFLVVMLFNTVSVSKLNLIDLLSAAHKNEKLHIRRLWVSVVIFIVSVVCLGTAYYLVETYGMLQISPQFISCLILGIVGTLLFFLSLSGFLLRVTQSNKKLYFKGLNMFVLRQFNSKINSTFVSVSVICIMLLITIGTISTGLSLTRIINRNLDVATPFDASLTYVSEGYSQIFFGDEAESTKHETAKEENLDITANLKAAGFDLDKWAKSYGQIYIYVRKDIPYDALISESSLPQRLADYYANNMKGVSMTAMSLSDFNKILKLKGKKELVLKENEYAVNCPREDLLPCYQSIVSSGKKLTINGTELSPLSTLISEMDSDEGFMEWGTLILPDSYLKGMKPIQTILNIQFKPETDSHKFKETISRFEGADKCYTGVLLKSEIYDFYTGSKTTATYITLYIGLVFLIAAAAVLALQQLSEASDNAERYGLLRKLGTEEKMINRALFHQIALYFLLPLSLAIVHSAVGIHVVNQAMMDVNNTDILGSLVGTACILVIVYGAYFLATYFASRSMIRQKDIARRVD, from the coding sequence ATGTTTTATAAACTCGCCGTTAAAAACGTCACCAAGAGTATGAAAGACTACACGGTATATTTTCTGACATTGATGTTCGGCGTGTGTCTTTTTTATATGTTCAATTCCATTGACTCGCAGACTGCCATGCTGCAGCTCAGTTCTTCGCAAAAGCAGGTATTGCAAACTCTAACGGAAATCATCGGTTATGTTTCCGTGTTCATCTCCGTTGTGCTCGGCTTTTTGATCGTTTATGCCAACGGCTTTCTGATGAAACGCCGCAAAATGGAGCTCGGCATCTATATGACGCTGGGTATGCCGAAGGGCAAAATTTCCATCATTATTATTGTGGAAACGCTGCTTATCGGCCTGATTTCCCTCGCCGTCGGCCTTGTTTTAGGTGTCTTTCTCTCACAGGGAATGTCCATACTGACCGCCAAACTGTTTGAAGTGAACCTCTCAAAATTCATCTTCACTTTTTCCAGCGAAGCCCTCTGGAAAACGCTTGTGTATTTCGGCGTCATCTTCCTTGTGGTCATGCTATTCAACACGGTTTCCGTTTCTAAGCTGAATCTCATTGACCTGCTAAGTGCTGCCCATAAAAACGAGAAGCTGCATATTCGGCGTCTCTGGGTTTCGGTCGTCATTTTCATCGTTTCTGTCGTCTGCCTCGGAACCGCATATTACCTTGTTGAAACTTACGGAATGCTTCAAATTTCGCCGCAGTTTATTTCTTGCCTGATTTTAGGCATCGTGGGAACGCTGTTGTTCTTTCTTTCGCTTTCCGGCTTTCTGCTCCGTGTCACGCAATCGAACAAAAAGCTGTATTTCAAAGGTCTCAATATGTTCGTGCTGCGGCAGTTTAACTCCAAAATTAACTCGACGTTTGTTTCCGTTTCCGTCATCTGTATCATGCTGCTCATCACCATTGGAACAATTTCCACCGGTCTAAGCCTAACGCGGATTATCAACCGTAACCTAGATGTAGCCACACCTTTCGATGCCTCACTGACTTACGTTTCCGAAGGATATTCTCAAATCTTCTTTGGAGATGAGGCGGAATCGACCAAACATGAAACTGCAAAAGAAGAGAATCTCGATATTACAGCAAATTTGAAAGCGGCCGGTTTTGACCTTGATAAATGGGCAAAAAGCTATGGCCAAATTTATATATATGTACGAAAAGATATTCCTTACGATGCATTGATTTCGGAAAGCAGCTTACCGCAAAGGCTGGCCGACTATTACGCCAACAATATGAAAGGCGTTTCGATGACGGCTATGTCACTCTCGGACTTCAATAAGATTCTGAAGCTGAAAGGGAAGAAAGAACTGGTTCTCAAAGAAAATGAGTACGCAGTAAACTGCCCAAGAGAAGACCTGTTACCATGCTACCAGAGTATCGTATCCTCCGGTAAAAAACTTACGATAAACGGGACAGAACTCTCTCCACTTTCCACCCTAATATCTGAAATGGACAGCGACGAAGGTTTCATGGAATGGGGAACTCTCATCCTTCCGGATTCGTACCTCAAAGGGATGAAACCCATACAGACGATTCTGAACATTCAGTTTAAACCCGAAACAGACAGCCACAAATTTAAGGAAACTATCTCAAGATTTGAGGGAGCTGATAAATGCTACACCGGAGTATTGTTAAAGTCAGAAATCTATGATTTTTATACGGGTTCAAAAACGACTGCCACATATATCACTCTTTACATCGGTCTAGTGTTTTTGATTGCTGCAGCGGCTGTTCTGGCCTTGCAGCAGCTTTCGGAGGCTTCCGACAATGCGGAGCGCTACGGCCTTCTGCGCAAGCTCGGCACGGAAGAAAAAATGATAAACCGCGCTCTGTTTCATCAAATCGCTTTGTACTTCCTGTTGCCGCTGTCTCTTGCAATCGTCCATTCCGCTGTGGGAATCCATGTAGTGAATCAGGCAATGATGGACGTAAACAACACGGATATTCTCGGCAGTCTTGTCGGAACAGCCTGTATTCTTGTGATTGTCTACGGAGCTTATTTCCTTGCTACGTACTTTGCCAGCAGAAGTATGATTCGGCAAAAGGACATTGCACGCAGAGTTGATTAA
- a CDS encoding phosphoglycerate dehydrogenase, whose amino-acid sequence MYKIKCLNKISPAGLAKFGEGYTVGTDVEDYDAIMVRSASMHEMEFPKSLLAIARAGAGVNNIPLDKCTENGIAVFNTPGANANAVKELVIAMLLLSSRKIVPAIEWAKTLKGTGDVAKLAEKGKSQFVGPEIAGKTLGVIGLGAIGALVANAAHSLGMEVYGYDPYLSVDAAWRLSRAIKHARSLDEIYANCDYITIHVPLVPETKNTFCAESIAKMKDGVRLLNFARGELADTKAILDGLHSGKIARYATDFLDDALLGEENVIAVPHLGASTPESEDNCACMAASELIEYLENGNIHNSVNMPAVSMPRSGCTRICLIHRNIPNTISRLSGLLAQAGINIEDMQSKAKKDYAYTILDVTGAVSEETGAHLEALPEIIRARILKP is encoded by the coding sequence ATGTACAAAATTAAATGCCTGAATAAAATCTCGCCCGCCGGCCTCGCAAAATTCGGCGAAGGGTACACGGTCGGCACCGATGTTGAAGATTATGACGCCATTATGGTCCGCTCCGCTTCGATGCACGAGATGGAGTTTCCGAAAAGCCTGCTCGCCATTGCGCGCGCGGGTGCAGGCGTAAATAACATTCCGCTTGACAAATGCACCGAAAACGGAATTGCCGTGTTCAACACGCCCGGTGCAAACGCAAACGCCGTGAAAGAACTCGTCATTGCCATGCTGCTGCTTTCTTCGCGCAAGATTGTCCCCGCCATTGAATGGGCAAAGACGCTGAAGGGAACCGGCGACGTTGCAAAGCTGGCTGAAAAAGGAAAAAGCCAGTTCGTCGGGCCGGAAATCGCAGGCAAGACGCTCGGCGTCATTGGCCTCGGTGCCATCGGCGCTCTCGTTGCTAATGCGGCGCACTCGCTCGGCATGGAAGTTTACGGCTACGATCCATATCTTTCGGTGGACGCGGCGTGGAGACTTTCCCGCGCCATCAAGCATGCCCGTTCGCTGGATGAAATCTACGCAAACTGCGACTATATCACCATTCACGTTCCGCTTGTGCCGGAAACCAAGAACACTTTCTGCGCCGAATCCATCGCTAAGATGAAAGACGGCGTTCGCCTTCTGAACTTCGCACGCGGCGAGCTTGCTGACACGAAGGCAATTTTGGACGGTCTGCATTCCGGCAAGATTGCACGCTATGCCACCGACTTCCTCGATGATGCACTTCTCGGGGAAGAAAACGTGATTGCGGTTCCGCACCTCGGCGCTTCTACGCCGGAATCGGAAGACAACTGCGCTTGCATGGCCGCTTCTGAGCTGATTGAATACCTCGAAAACGGCAACATCCACAACTCCGTCAATATGCCCGCGGTTTCCATGCCGCGCAGCGGATGCACCCGCATTTGCCTCATTCACCGCAATATTCCGAACACCATCAGCAGGCTTTCTGGTTTGCTCGCCCAAGCCGGCATCAACATTGAGGATATGCAGAGTAAGGCGAAGAAAGATTACGCCTACACCATTCTCGATGTCACCGGCGCGGTTTCCGAAGAGACCGGAGCCCATCTGGAAGCCCTGCCGGAAATCATCCGCGCACGTATTCTCAAACCGTAA
- a CDS encoding L-lactate dehydrogenase, whose product MVDYRKCAMIGCGFVGASSVFALMQSGLFSEMVLIDSNRDRAEGEAMDLSHGLPFGRPMEIYAGDYSDVAGCGLVIITAGANQKPGETRLDLVNKNVAIFKQIIPEVVKHNTECILLIITNPVDILTYVALKLSGFPPQRVIGSGTVLDTARLKYLIGRRLGVDSRSVHAFIIGEHGDSELAVWSSANISGIELNRFCEQNGNFEFRKAANELYTDVRDSAYTIIKKKGATYYGIAMSVRRIATCILRDEHSILPVSSLIQGHYGLEGLCMGVPAIVGSKGVEKVLDINLSGEEQLELMHSADELKKVLASLDLPK is encoded by the coding sequence ATGGTAGATTACAGAAAATGCGCCATGATTGGGTGCGGTTTTGTGGGTGCAAGTTCCGTCTTTGCCCTCATGCAGAGCGGTCTGTTCTCCGAGATGGTTCTCATCGACTCAAACAGAGACCGTGCCGAAGGAGAAGCAATGGACCTCAGTCATGGCCTCCCATTTGGCCGCCCGATGGAGATTTATGCCGGCGATTACTCCGACGTTGCGGGCTGTGGCCTTGTCATCATTACTGCCGGCGCAAACCAGAAACCGGGTGAAACTCGGCTTGACTTGGTGAACAAGAACGTCGCCATCTTTAAGCAGATTATCCCCGAAGTAGTGAAGCACAACACGGAATGCATCCTGCTGATTATCACCAACCCCGTAGATATTCTTACCTATGTTGCGCTGAAACTTTCCGGCTTTCCGCCGCAGCGAGTCATCGGCTCCGGTACTGTGCTCGACACTGCCCGTCTGAAATATCTCATCGGCCGGCGCCTTGGGGTGGACAGCCGCAGCGTGCACGCCTTCATCATCGGGGAACACGGCGACAGCGAGCTTGCCGTCTGGAGCAGCGCCAACATCTCCGGCATTGAGCTGAACCGGTTCTGCGAACAGAACGGCAATTTTGAATTTCGCAAGGCAGCGAACGAACTTTACACCGACGTGCGCGACAGCGCCTACACTATCATAAAAAAGAAGGGTGCAACATACTACGGCATCGCCATGTCGGTTCGACGCATTGCAACGTGCATCCTGCGCGACGAACATTCCATTCTGCCCGTTTCCAGTCTGATTCAAGGTCATTACGGCCTTGAGGGGCTTTGCATGGGTGTGCCTGCTATCGTGGGAAGCAAGGGCGTTGAAAAGGTTCTGGACATCAACCTCAGCGGCGAAGAACAGCTTGAGCTGATGCATTCGGCCGATGAACTGAAAAAGGTTCTCGCTTCCCTCGATTTGCCGAAATAA
- a CDS encoding FeoA family protein, producing MAETTLDRVPIGKPVKIVQVKGQGALRRRLLDMGLTPHTKVMIRKVAPMGDPIEIQLRGYELTLRMDDAKNIVVEGGPAK from the coding sequence ATGGCCGAGACAACACTTGACAGGGTACCGATTGGGAAACCGGTAAAGATTGTGCAGGTCAAGGGGCAGGGTGCTTTGAGGCGCCGGCTTCTCGACATGGGCCTAACACCTCACACGAAGGTTATGATTCGTAAGGTGGCGCCGATGGGCGACCCGATTGAGATTCAGCTGCGCGGCTATGAACTGACACTGCGCATGGACGACGCAAAAAACATTGTCGTTGAAGGGGGTCCCGCCAAGTGA
- a CDS encoding DUF2207 domain-containing protein, with translation MDHTGKMWRKKPSLHRTLRIAAIALAAVMLVLSCTGCDDYRDDAEQLMEQLNIVVEPQKNGDVKMTETWRVNLEERDRPYKNFYRTFQNDSEKADDITDLTVYDEDEQCQYKFIGDVDPENGSYEDNTCYIHKTGAITELGWFMPSMDSGVRTFKISYTIKNLVSVYKDTAVLYQFLVPDQFSIPIASLTGTIRLPEGGKKDDLRVWMHSDASGQISINSATQISFSAKEIPANTYVDVRVCMPTGLFADSPKQLESSALQSIQAEEQEWARKAQERKERERRLGILDVCLGLFAVATGIVILTVRARNNRRFRVDAPEYTREIPEGNSPAGVAKLFYYYSGGVKNVAQDRVLSATLMSLAQKGYLVFSGTGKNYAIGIAPEEYHKKPLSKSEEIFYDLMKDVAENNGGQFTMKDFRKYARKQYKHVFDTINTFLSAADKELDNRGYFQKKGRFSAPLIITSVLLFIAAINVLAISSAVDYTLVYLPLGMIVAAVLVIIAACLRPRLTEKGEYAYQVWQGLKKFMLEFSRMKEYDVPQLPLWEEYLVYATMMGISSQVCRNLRLVYPQLNDDDYLYTNWNGTYMYYMFGSNSNSFMGSDFGSSLTSTIGSISRAATRLANPSSSSGGSGFGGGSFSGGGGGFGGGGGGVR, from the coding sequence ATGGATCATACAGGAAAAATGTGGCGGAAAAAGCCCAGTCTTCACAGGACCTTGCGGATTGCGGCGATTGCGCTTGCGGCTGTTATGCTTGTACTTTCCTGCACCGGCTGCGATGATTACCGCGATGACGCCGAGCAGCTGATGGAACAGCTCAACATCGTGGTGGAGCCGCAGAAAAACGGCGATGTGAAGATGACGGAGACATGGCGGGTCAATCTTGAGGAGCGCGACCGCCCTTATAAGAATTTTTACCGCACCTTTCAGAATGACTCCGAAAAAGCGGACGATATCACGGATTTAACCGTTTACGATGAAGACGAACAATGCCAGTACAAATTTATCGGCGATGTTGACCCGGAAAACGGCAGCTATGAAGATAACACCTGCTATATCCACAAAACGGGTGCAATAACCGAACTCGGCTGGTTCATGCCTTCCATGGATTCCGGCGTGCGCACATTTAAAATCTCTTACACCATTAAGAACCTCGTGAGCGTCTACAAGGATACAGCGGTTCTGTATCAATTCCTTGTGCCGGATCAGTTCAGTATTCCGATTGCTTCGCTCACCGGCACTATCCGCCTTCCCGAAGGCGGAAAGAAGGACGACCTGCGGGTCTGGATGCACTCTGACGCAAGCGGACAAATTAGCATAAACTCCGCCACGCAGATTTCGTTCTCCGCAAAAGAAATACCCGCAAACACCTATGTGGATGTTCGTGTCTGCATGCCCACGGGCCTGTTTGCGGATTCTCCAAAGCAGCTGGAATCCTCTGCTTTGCAGTCGATTCAGGCGGAAGAACAAGAGTGGGCAAGGAAGGCGCAGGAGCGGAAGGAAAGGGAACGCCGCCTCGGAATCCTCGATGTGTGCCTCGGTTTATTTGCCGTTGCTACAGGCATAGTTATCCTCACGGTACGCGCGCGCAACAACCGCAGGTTCCGGGTGGATGCGCCGGAATATACCCGTGAAATCCCGGAGGGAAATTCACCGGCCGGCGTCGCGAAACTGTTTTACTATTACTCCGGCGGTGTGAAAAACGTCGCCCAAGACCGTGTGCTCAGCGCGACACTGATGAGCCTAGCTCAGAAGGGATACCTCGTTTTTTCGGGAACCGGCAAAAATTATGCCATTGGCATTGCCCCCGAGGAATACCACAAAAAGCCTTTGAGCAAAAGTGAGGAAATTTTTTACGATTTGATGAAGGATGTCGCGGAAAATAACGGCGGCCAATTTACAATGAAAGATTTCCGCAAATATGCGAGAAAGCAATACAAACATGTTTTCGATACCATCAACACGTTTTTGAGCGCGGCGGATAAGGAACTTGACAATCGAGGCTATTTCCAGAAAAAGGGACGTTTTTCGGCGCCGCTCATCATCACTTCTGTCCTTCTCTTCATCGCAGCTATTAATGTTTTGGCGATAAGCTCCGCAGTGGATTACACGTTGGTTTACCTGCCTCTCGGCATGATTGTGGCAGCAGTTCTGGTTATCATTGCTGCATGCCTGCGCCCGAGACTGACGGAAAAGGGCGAATATGCATATCAGGTTTGGCAGGGACTAAAAAAATTTATGCTGGAGTTTTCCCGCATGAAGGAATACGATGTTCCGCAGCTTCCTTTGTGGGAGGAATACCTTGTCTACGCGACCATGATGGGTATTTCAAGTCAGGTGTGCAGAAACCTGCGCTTGGTGTACCCGCAGCTGAACGATGATGATTACCTGTACACGAACTGGAACGGCACCTACATGTATTACATGTTTGGTTCAAACAGCAACAGTTTTATGGGCAGCGATTTCGGCTCCTCGCTGACTTCTACCATCGGAAGCATCAGCAGAGCGGCAACCCGCCTGGCAAATCCTTCTTCGAGCAGCGGAGGCAGCGGCTTCGGAGGCGGTAGCTTCAGCGGAGGAGGCGGAGGCTTCGGCGGGGGCGGCGGCGGTGTCCGCTGA
- a CDS encoding SGNH/GDSL hydrolase family protein: MINSVCIFGDSVAKGVVLDSSSKKYVILRDSFVNRVQAEKHFAVKNYSHFGSTIVKGQRTLAKHIGELKDFDYVALEYGGNDSDFNWPEVSEAPQDNHLPKTPISLFEQAYLQMVRDVRNAGSRPVILSLPPIDAKRYFAWISRGLNAQNILSWLGDVERIYRWHEMYNVAVMRVAVKAGVPLIDISSAFLETCHYQKLICEDGIHPNEQGHALIARIIEEEVSRNRLLAG, encoded by the coding sequence ATGATTAACTCCGTCTGCATTTTCGGCGATTCCGTGGCGAAAGGAGTTGTGCTTGACAGCAGTTCAAAAAAATATGTCATCCTGCGGGATAGCTTTGTAAACCGCGTTCAGGCGGAGAAACATTTTGCGGTCAAGAATTATTCCCACTTCGGCAGCACCATTGTGAAAGGGCAGAGAACGCTTGCGAAGCATATCGGCGAGCTGAAAGATTTCGATTATGTGGCGCTGGAATACGGCGGGAACGACAGCGACTTCAACTGGCCAGAAGTCTCCGAAGCCCCGCAGGATAATCACCTTCCCAAAACGCCGATTTCCCTCTTTGAGCAGGCGTACCTGCAAATGGTTCGCGATGTGAGAAATGCGGGCAGCAGGCCGGTGATTCTCTCTTTGCCGCCGATTGACGCGAAACGCTATTTCGCGTGGATTTCCCGCGGATTGAATGCCCAAAATATCCTGAGCTGGCTCGGCGATGTGGAGCGAATTTACCGCTGGCATGAGATGTATAACGTAGCGGTGATGCGTGTCGCCGTCAAAGCCGGCGTACCGCTTATTGACATCAGCAGCGCGTTCCTGGAAACGTGCCATTACCAGAAACTGATTTGTGAGGACGGAATTCACCCGAACGAGCAGGGCCATGCGCTGATCGCCCGAATCATTGAAGAAGAAGTCAGCAGGAACCGTCTGCTGGCAGGTTGA
- the serC gene encoding 3-phosphoserine/phosphohydroxythreonine transaminase, whose protein sequence is MKRVYNFSAGPSMLPEPVLRRAAEEMLDYKGSGQSVMEMSHRSKIFEDIIQSVESLLRSVMNIPDNYKVLFLQGGASTQFAMVPLNLMSRSKKADYVLTGQWATKAYKEAARYGEVNVVASSKDKTFTYIPKLDPATFTKDADYFYICMNNTIYGTMYHTLPETGDVPLVADVSSCILSQPIDVTKFGLLFAGAQKNMGPAGLTVVIIREDLIGKAMDITPIMLNYKTHADNGSMFNTPPCYSIYMCGLVLDWLKNTIGGLEEMEKINRKKAGILYDFLDNSKLFHGTVVKEDRSLMNIPFVTGDEAMDKKFIAAAEENGFVNLKGHRTVGGMRASLYNAMPVEGVEKLVDFMAKFEKENA, encoded by the coding sequence ATGAAACGAGTTTATAACTTCTCTGCAGGCCCGTCTATGTTGCCTGAACCTGTCCTCCGCCGTGCCGCGGAAGAAATGCTGGACTATAAAGGCAGCGGACAGTCGGTTATGGAGATGTCTCACCGATCTAAAATTTTTGAAGACATCATCCAGTCTGTGGAGAGTTTGCTCCGCAGCGTGATGAATATCCCCGATAATTATAAAGTTCTGTTCCTTCAGGGCGGCGCCTCAACGCAGTTTGCCATGGTTCCGCTGAACCTGATGAGCCGCAGCAAGAAGGCCGATTATGTTCTGACCGGCCAGTGGGCCACCAAGGCCTACAAGGAAGCTGCCCGCTATGGCGAGGTCAACGTTGTTGCATCTTCCAAAGACAAAACTTTCACTTATATTCCGAAACTAGACCCCGCAACATTCACAAAGGACGCCGATTATTTCTACATCTGCATGAACAACACAATCTACGGAACCATGTATCATACACTGCCGGAAACCGGAGATGTGCCTCTTGTAGCGGATGTTTCCTCCTGCATTTTGAGCCAGCCGATTGACGTTACGAAATTTGGACTGCTCTTTGCCGGCGCACAGAAAAACATGGGCCCTGCGGGTCTTACGGTTGTCATCATCCGTGAGGACCTCATCGGTAAGGCAATGGACATTACTCCCATCATGCTCAACTACAAGACTCACGCTGACAACGGCTCCATGTTCAACACCCCGCCGTGCTATTCCATTTATATGTGCGGCCTTGTTCTCGACTGGCTGAAAAACACAATCGGCGGTTTGGAAGAGATGGAGAAAATCAACCGCAAAAAAGCCGGTATTCTCTACGATTTCCTCGACAACTCCAAGCTGTTCCACGGAACCGTTGTGAAGGAAGACCGTTCGCTGATGAACATTCCGTTTGTAACGGGCGATGAAGCAATGGACAAGAAGTTCATTGCTGCCGCAGAGGAAAACGGCTTCGTCAACCTCAAGGGCCACCGCACCGTCGGCGGTATGCGTGCATCCCTTTACAACGCGATGCCGGTAGAAGGCGTTGAAAAGCTCGTCGACTTTATGGCTAAGTTTGAAAAAGAAAACGCATAA
- a CDS encoding FtsX-like permease family protein, which produces MKFLSLVRVSVILLFRRNRIAFVIFTTVLTIVSLGLVFFFTTIFTSGENYIRNYDRMRTVVATLNQSVSNSSLTDLPEKLENNPVMKLTNIQYDFILHSDIEKENPPHLIAYQNPNEFKSRIIGESITSKQIADCSPVLVCANESVGSASVSKVGDSKLLDGLTLKVIGFYPSYHEYGEIPYTFGLQHFVLQSVSLRMPVDATDDRKEQLGDYVKTVLPECSVTVPKPMTQSVLSHMLLPLAAGIIVGISALVNLLFIFKYMLECSRNDLSVYLVCGCSRLKLSAVFACELFLLYTLCFTAGTLLFVWLRYANAENTIFLGSELRIAHVLAVYAGSLIVIALIMIPSLLKYRRRIDTSGGV; this is translated from the coding sequence ATGAAATTTCTTTCTCTAGTCCGAGTATCTGTGATTCTGCTCTTTCGGCGGAACCGGATTGCTTTTGTGATTTTTACGACGGTTCTAACCATTGTAAGCCTGGGGCTCGTCTTTTTCTTTACAACCATCTTCACTTCGGGCGAAAACTACATACGCAACTACGACCGAATGCGCACGGTTGTAGCTACATTGAATCAATCGGTTTCGAATTCCTCCCTCACCGATCTTCCGGAAAAGCTCGAGAATAACCCCGTAATGAAACTTACAAACATCCAGTATGATTTTATCCTACACTCGGATATTGAAAAGGAAAACCCGCCGCATTTGATTGCATACCAAAACCCGAACGAGTTTAAAAGCCGGATTATAGGCGAAAGCATCACGTCGAAGCAGATAGCCGACTGTTCCCCTGTCCTCGTCTGCGCAAATGAAAGCGTGGGAAGCGCCTCGGTGTCCAAGGTCGGAGACTCAAAACTGCTGGATGGTCTGACTCTGAAAGTAATCGGTTTCTACCCATCCTATCACGAGTATGGCGAAATCCCCTATACCTTCGGTTTGCAGCACTTTGTCTTACAAAGTGTGAGCCTGCGTATGCCGGTCGATGCTACGGATGACAGGAAAGAACAGCTCGGTGATTATGTAAAAACTGTGCTGCCGGAGTGCAGTGTAACCGTTCCAAAGCCCATGACACAGAGTGTTTTGTCGCACATGCTTCTTCCGCTGGCTGCTGGGATTATCGTAGGCATCAGTGCACTGGTAAATCTGTTGTTTATTTTCAAATACATGCTGGAATGCAGCCGGAATGACCTTTCTGTATATTTGGTCTGCGGCTGCAGCCGACTGAAACTTTCAGCCGTTTTCGCCTGTGAACTGTTTTTGCTTTACACGCTATGCTTCACTGCGGGGACACTTCTGTTTGTCTGGCTTCGGTATGCAAACGCAGAAAACACGATCTTTCTCGGTTCGGAACTGCGGATTGCGCATGTATTGGCTGTTTACGCCGGTTCCCTGATTGTTATCGCCCTGATTATGATACCATCTCTGCTGAAATACCGCAGGCGGATTGATACAAGCGGAGGCGTATGA